The proteins below come from a single Natrinema sp. SYSU A 869 genomic window:
- a CDS encoding hemolysin family protein: MNSLVIGGRLFAGVLLILANAFFVTIEFALTRARQFTEEEFVGDDPALERAWAMTDDLELYLTTCQVGITASSIAVGIVAEPALAAIFEPLFENTVLATVGSGAILAFLIINLVHLTHGEQTPTYLGVERSRMVCRYGATPLYWFYWIISPVITLGDGIAKLTLKLFGIEMTGAWLETEEDVIESRADLRNRLGSILEEGDLTEERREEVMNTFRIGERSISELLVPAEEIVALSTENDPAENIREMEERPQTRYPLVGDELTDFRGILYTPILVRHREELADGTVDFEELAAPPMTLSPDTDVSDAVDQFQAENQELALVIEDSEELRSSSSRTQSDDGAVVGLVTVTDLLEAVMGDIEDPLDQAQLEPVDG; the protein is encoded by the coding sequence ATGAACTCGCTCGTCATCGGTGGGCGGCTGTTCGCGGGCGTCTTGCTCATTCTGGCGAACGCCTTCTTCGTCACCATCGAGTTCGCGCTGACTCGCGCTCGACAGTTCACTGAGGAGGAGTTCGTCGGCGACGACCCCGCACTCGAGCGGGCCTGGGCGATGACCGACGACCTCGAACTCTATCTCACGACCTGTCAGGTGGGGATTACGGCCTCGAGCATCGCGGTCGGCATCGTCGCCGAACCCGCGCTGGCGGCCATCTTCGAGCCGCTGTTCGAGAACACGGTGCTGGCTACGGTCGGGAGCGGGGCGATCCTCGCATTCCTCATCATCAACCTCGTCCACCTGACCCATGGCGAGCAGACGCCGACGTATCTGGGCGTCGAGCGGTCGCGGATGGTCTGTCGGTACGGTGCTACACCGCTGTACTGGTTCTACTGGATTATTTCGCCAGTCATCACGCTCGGAGACGGGATCGCGAAACTGACGCTCAAACTCTTCGGGATCGAGATGACCGGCGCGTGGCTCGAGACCGAGGAGGATGTCATCGAGTCCCGTGCCGACCTCCGGAATCGGCTCGGCTCGATCCTCGAGGAGGGCGACCTCACCGAGGAGCGCCGCGAGGAGGTGATGAACACGTTCCGGATCGGCGAACGGTCTATCAGCGAGTTACTGGTGCCCGCCGAGGAGATTGTCGCACTGTCGACCGAAAACGATCCCGCGGAGAACATCCGGGAAATGGAGGAGCGACCGCAGACCCGCTATCCGCTGGTCGGCGACGAGTTGACCGACTTCCGCGGCATCCTCTATACGCCGATCCTCGTCAGGCACCGTGAGGAACTGGCCGACGGCACTGTCGACTTCGAGGAGCTGGCAGCGCCGCCAATGACGCTCTCGCCCGACACGGACGTCAGCGACGCGGTCGACCAGTTCCAGGCGGAGAATCAGGAACTCGCCTTAGTGATCGAGGACAGCGAGGAACTTCGTTCCTCGAGCAGTCGGACGCAGTCCGACGACGGTGCGGTCGTCGGCCTCGTCACCGTCACCGATCTGCTCGAGGCGGTGATGGGCGACATCGAGGACCCGCTCGATCAGGCCCAGCTCGAGCCGGTCGATGGCTGA
- a CDS encoding transcriptional regulator: MHTCRDCNQSFRTELALELHRDTCTNGQLLCEVCGEQFQEGTATQDGWHYECPNEDCDGDGLQEDLYRVGDVRTATQ, translated from the coding sequence ATGCACACCTGTCGTGACTGCAACCAGTCGTTTCGGACCGAGCTCGCCCTCGAGTTACACCGCGATACGTGTACAAACGGACAACTTCTCTGTGAAGTATGTGGGGAGCAATTCCAGGAGGGGACGGCAACTCAGGACGGCTGGCACTACGAGTGTCCAAACGAGGACTGTGACGGGGATGGACTCCAAGAAGACCTCTATCGTGTCGGGGACGTCCGAACGGCGACGCAGTAA
- a CDS encoding DICT sensory domain-containing protein → METVDQRRKTLEIHTDEESVVAEFRQQFDTRNVDVTHRPLGAIDETGFVIVRDSDGEFQGALGIDQFEAVLSPEIHPPWELAETELDSEDLFSFLENTLFSSYDRRQMVATSREIEERAWRVGTGQLYTGFQRPAALRDQTDVYERFGEHDSITVTVFLDGEYEGPLTDVVTVITDTGGELGAFWLVVYDGGGSEKHRCAVVAEERDPGQYYGFWTYDPAIVGDLIAYLETTYDGP, encoded by the coding sequence ATCGAGACCGTCGACCAACGGCGGAAAACGCTCGAGATACACACCGATGAGGAGTCGGTCGTCGCGGAGTTCCGACAGCAGTTCGACACGCGGAACGTCGACGTAACTCACCGGCCACTGGGTGCGATCGACGAGACGGGGTTCGTAATTGTACGGGACAGCGACGGCGAGTTTCAGGGTGCGTTGGGGATCGACCAGTTCGAGGCGGTCCTCTCACCCGAGATCCATCCGCCGTGGGAACTCGCCGAAACGGAGCTCGATAGCGAGGACCTGTTCAGCTTCCTCGAGAACACGCTGTTTTCGTCGTACGACCGTCGACAGATGGTGGCCACGTCTCGAGAGATCGAAGAACGGGCGTGGCGCGTCGGAACGGGACAGTTGTACACTGGTTTCCAGCGCCCCGCTGCGCTTCGGGACCAGACCGACGTATACGAGCGGTTCGGTGAACACGATTCGATCACCGTGACAGTATTCCTCGACGGAGAGTACGAAGGGCCGCTCACTGACGTTGTGACGGTCATCACGGACACCGGTGGCGAACTCGGCGCCTTCTGGCTCGTGGTATACGACGGCGGCGGGAGCGAGAAACACCGCTGTGCAGTGGTCGCCGAAGAACGCGATCCTGGTCAGTACTACGGGTTCTGGACGTACGATCCGGCGATCGTCGGTGACTTGATCGCGTATCTCGAGACGACGTACGACGGTCCCTAA
- a CDS encoding PH domain-containing protein: protein MERLTPRVRVVWLLLSLVRATIFGGIIVGAALGLTRTDIWESAPDALVPAAVAIAVVLALLRVVVAWLRYGVWRFELRNDDLYIKRGVFTRIKTVVPYVRVQHVDSRRSPLERMTGLATVVVYTAGSRSSDVAIPGLTPARAEDLQESLRQLAIESAGEDAV, encoded by the coding sequence ATGGAACGGCTCACTCCGCGAGTGCGTGTCGTCTGGCTGCTCCTCTCGCTCGTTCGAGCCACGATTTTCGGTGGGATCATCGTCGGTGCGGCACTCGGTCTCACCCGCACAGACATCTGGGAGTCAGCGCCGGACGCCCTCGTGCCTGCCGCCGTCGCGATCGCCGTCGTTCTCGCTCTCCTGCGCGTCGTCGTGGCCTGGCTGCGCTACGGCGTCTGGCGGTTCGAACTCCGGAACGACGATCTCTATATCAAACGCGGCGTCTTCACGCGCATCAAAACGGTCGTCCCCTACGTTCGGGTCCAGCACGTCGACTCCCGGCGGTCGCCGCTCGAGCGAATGACCGGGCTCGCGACAGTTGTCGTCTATACGGCCGGCTCTCGGAGCTCCGACGTTGCGATCCCAGGACTCACGCCGGCTCGAGCCGAGGACCTGCAGGAGTCGCTTCGCCAACTCGCGATCGAGAGCGCGGGTGAGGATGCCGTATGA
- a CDS encoding SDR family NAD(P)-dependent oxidoreductase produces the protein MTVNEALAKYGPSELTRDDLLKLEDPQYTAENVAIVTGAGSGIGQATALAFAANELTVIATDRDEEGLDETQSQAEELSLSGELVTVVGDLTDDTALERIVDEAAEQGNVRYLANIAGIQTVAPIESFPLEKYDLMHDVMQRAPMVLTKHCLPHFRDNEDGKGVVGNMCSVHGHIVTQDKVAYNTTKFGLRGLTQSIAAEGEGDVRAFTVSTAYVKTALVAKQLPDTADRRDMTVDEVVENVMLEHTQVKEMMEPYEVANLFVMGCSHHSAHLNGGDMTHEGGMSLTY, from the coding sequence ATGACCGTGAACGAGGCCCTGGCGAAGTACGGCCCGTCCGAACTCACGCGCGACGATCTGCTGAAACTCGAGGACCCACAGTACACCGCCGAGAACGTCGCGATCGTGACGGGAGCGGGGTCCGGTATCGGACAGGCCACTGCGCTGGCGTTCGCGGCGAACGAACTGACCGTCATCGCGACGGACCGCGACGAAGAGGGCCTCGACGAGACGCAGAGCCAGGCCGAGGAGCTGTCCCTGTCGGGGGAACTCGTCACGGTCGTCGGCGATCTGACCGACGACACAGCCCTCGAGCGGATCGTCGACGAGGCGGCCGAGCAGGGCAATGTCCGCTATCTGGCCAACATCGCCGGGATCCAGACGGTCGCGCCGATCGAATCGTTCCCGCTCGAGAAGTACGATTTGATGCACGACGTCATGCAGCGCGCACCGATGGTACTCACGAAACACTGCCTGCCACATTTCCGAGACAACGAGGACGGGAAGGGCGTCGTCGGGAACATGTGTTCGGTCCACGGCCATATCGTGACCCAGGACAAGGTGGCTTACAACACGACGAAATTCGGGCTCCGGGGACTCACGCAGTCGATCGCGGCTGAAGGCGAGGGCGACGTCCGAGCGTTTACCGTCAGCACCGCCTACGTCAAGACGGCGCTCGTCGCGAAACAGCTCCCGGATACGGCCGACCGCCGTGATATGACCGTCGACGAGGTCGTCGAGAACGTGATGCTCGAGCATACCCAGGTCAAAGAGATGATGGAACCGTACGAAGTCGCGAACCTGTTCGTGATGGGCTGTTCGCATCACAGCGCGCATCTCAACGGCGGCGATATGACCCACGAGGGCGGGATGAGCCTGACGTACTGA
- a CDS encoding DUF5805 domain-containing protein, whose translation MSDSADTSKTSVKTYVPAYQKDEWESHADELDMSQSEFVRTMVQAGRQGFESGSAEPDSSDPDPGGNGLETRVLKLLSSDTYSWDELLEAVADDIESRLDELLEELQSANRIRYSGRHGGYTTVDGGGDGD comes from the coding sequence ATGAGCGATTCGGCGGATACGTCTAAAACTTCTGTCAAAACGTACGTCCCGGCCTACCAGAAAGATGAGTGGGAATCCCACGCCGACGAACTCGATATGAGCCAGAGCGAGTTTGTTCGAACGATGGTCCAGGCGGGGCGTCAGGGGTTCGAATCCGGCTCAGCGGAACCCGATTCCTCGGACCCAGACCCTGGGGGTAACGGCCTCGAGACACGGGTCCTTAAATTACTCTCTAGTGACACGTATTCCTGGGACGAGCTCCTCGAGGCAGTTGCGGACGACATCGAGTCGCGGTTGGACGAGCTCCTCGAGGAACTGCAGTCGGCAAACCGAATTCGATACAGCGGACGCCACGGTGGGTACACGACCGTCGACGGTGGTGGCGATGGCGACTGA
- a CDS encoding tyrosine-type recombinase/integrase: protein MATEPGPDAPADVTDPIEYFLDDQRYHGKSERTLEAYDRVLRRFEAFVRERFDVEAVGATQRRECMAWIHSLRGEFESSTIATYASYLNRFYDYMTRVGVFDDNPMGLVMEEMSESIDTNPTRRDISVGEMRSFVGSIDHPLERAVVVTLLKTGMRVGELCNLDLRDLHLEMPELDLEWTPRVGLERRPSSLFVSSEPARGTTVNGEERTASNKRKRDTVVPVDAELRRVLLEWLAIRPDAVSGARPFFLDTRDSWGERLTPSDVRYIVEKHAREHGWYRTGGGTQENVTPHYFRHFFTTHLRDRTGDRGIVQYLRGDVAGDVIDTYTHNWGDRVRETYLECIYRVTQ from the coding sequence ATGGCGACTGAACCCGGACCCGACGCCCCGGCGGACGTGACGGATCCGATCGAGTACTTCCTCGACGATCAGCGATACCACGGGAAGAGCGAGCGAACCCTCGAGGCCTACGACCGCGTGCTCCGGCGGTTCGAGGCGTTTGTCCGGGAGCGCTTCGACGTCGAGGCGGTCGGGGCGACCCAGCGTCGTGAATGCATGGCCTGGATTCACTCGCTGCGCGGCGAGTTCGAATCCAGCACGATCGCGACCTACGCCTCGTATCTCAACCGGTTCTACGATTACATGACCCGCGTCGGCGTCTTCGACGACAACCCGATGGGGTTGGTTATGGAGGAGATGTCCGAATCGATCGATACGAACCCGACGAGACGGGACATCTCGGTCGGCGAAATGCGATCGTTCGTCGGCTCGATCGACCATCCCCTCGAGCGGGCCGTCGTCGTCACTCTCCTGAAGACGGGGATGCGCGTCGGCGAACTGTGTAATCTCGATCTGCGGGACCTCCATCTCGAGATGCCAGAACTTGACCTTGAGTGGACGCCTCGCGTCGGACTCGAACGGCGGCCGTCGTCGCTGTTCGTCTCATCCGAACCGGCCCGCGGAACGACCGTCAACGGCGAGGAACGGACGGCATCGAACAAGCGAAAGCGGGACACGGTGGTTCCCGTCGACGCTGAACTTCGGCGCGTACTGCTCGAGTGGCTAGCAATCCGGCCGGACGCGGTCTCGGGGGCGCGGCCGTTCTTTCTCGACACTCGCGACTCGTGGGGCGAGCGGCTCACGCCGTCGGACGTGCGCTATATCGTCGAGAAACACGCTCGAGAGCACGGCTGGTACCGGACCGGCGGCGGGACCCAGGAGAACGTCACGCCCCACTACTTTCGGCACTTCTTCACCACCCATCTGCGGGATCGGACCGGCGATCGGGGGATTGTCCAGTACCTCCGGGGCGACGTCGCCGGCGACGTGATCGACACCTACACCCATAATTGGGGTGACCGAGTCCGCGAGACCTACCTTGAGTGCATCTACCGTGTAACTCAGTAG
- a CDS encoding MaoC/PaaZ C-terminal domain-containing protein, with product MSAGTDPEADSFFERAAVGDRMVTQGRTITEADVTNFAGVSGDFNHLHTDGSRMADSAFGERIAHGMLVLSAATGLIWQSRTALERESIVAFYGMDNLRFTAPTFIGDTIRVEREVLETERTPDAPGTGTVRYQVDVIKADETTVLSCEMTSLVE from the coding sequence ATGAGCGCCGGAACCGACCCTGAAGCAGACAGTTTCTTCGAGCGGGCCGCGGTCGGCGATCGCATGGTCACTCAGGGCCGGACGATCACCGAGGCCGACGTGACGAACTTCGCTGGCGTCTCCGGCGACTTCAACCACCTCCACACCGACGGTTCCCGGATGGCCGACTCGGCGTTCGGCGAGCGGATCGCCCACGGCATGCTCGTCCTCTCGGCCGCGACGGGCCTGATCTGGCAGAGCCGCACCGCCCTCGAGCGCGAGTCGATCGTCGCCTTCTACGGCATGGATAATCTCCGATTCACCGCGCCGACGTTCATCGGCGACACGATACGCGTCGAACGCGAGGTCCTCGAGACGGAGCGAACGCCCGACGCGCCGGGTACTGGCACGGTTCGCTATCAGGTCGATGTTATCAAAGCCGACGAGACGACGGTCCTTTCCTGTGAGATGACCTCGCTCGTCGAATAG
- a CDS encoding MFS transporter, producing the protein MDTTLGGRFGGCDGMGTQQSRAGIFAACFLVSVGANAYMIAPASIVPLLEAAFGIDKASAGLAISAAILGSVLIQLPFGYLMDHYDNRRLMTFGTVIFVPVAIVGSFAGTYPLFLVTRAVAGIAGGALFVLSTNVVAQVYSGPRQGFVTTVFIASAPLGFAISQFGGPIVASAFGWATVFIVSPLLSAVGYLVFRLSQPTAIQTDDQITFGEFGDALRNRSVLLVSLSGFCSYLLYIFMNSWMPTYATERLPLSLGEAGAITALLPAIGMIARPVGGWLSDYVGYRRRLVVVCSLAFALPAFFVVSRTISTVLFSIILLGVGFSLQFGMGVYYVYTRELAAAGSGGTSLAVFTSIAFTGTLVSPTLGGWLIGAFSWETTFLLYACIGIAGIGVLFLTSDSNPTPVE; encoded by the coding sequence GTGGACACGACTCTCGGCGGTCGATTCGGTGGGTGTGACGGAATGGGGACCCAGCAGTCTCGAGCCGGTATCTTCGCGGCGTGTTTCCTCGTCTCGGTTGGCGCGAACGCGTACATGATCGCCCCGGCAAGCATCGTGCCACTGCTCGAGGCAGCCTTTGGAATCGACAAGGCCAGCGCCGGACTGGCGATCAGCGCGGCCATCCTCGGCTCCGTTCTCATCCAGCTCCCTTTCGGCTATCTGATGGATCACTACGACAACCGGCGGCTGATGACTTTCGGCACGGTCATCTTCGTTCCCGTCGCGATTGTCGGATCGTTCGCAGGCACGTATCCGCTCTTCCTCGTGACTCGAGCCGTCGCGGGAATCGCCGGCGGTGCGCTGTTCGTCCTCAGTACTAACGTCGTCGCGCAGGTCTACAGCGGTCCCCGGCAGGGGTTCGTGACGACGGTGTTCATCGCGAGCGCGCCGCTGGGGTTCGCCATCAGCCAGTTCGGCGGTCCGATCGTCGCATCGGCGTTCGGCTGGGCGACCGTGTTCATCGTCTCGCCGCTGCTCTCGGCGGTCGGGTACCTCGTTTTTCGCCTCTCGCAACCGACGGCGATCCAGACCGACGACCAGATCACGTTCGGCGAGTTCGGGGACGCGCTGCGGAACCGATCGGTACTGCTCGTCTCGCTCTCCGGGTTCTGTTCATATCTCCTCTATATCTTCATGAACTCGTGGATGCCGACCTACGCGACAGAACGGCTTCCGCTGTCGCTCGGCGAGGCGGGCGCGATAACGGCGCTATTGCCCGCAATCGGCATGATTGCCCGACCCGTCGGTGGCTGGCTCTCGGACTACGTTGGCTACCGTCGCCGGCTTGTCGTCGTCTGCTCGCTCGCCTTCGCGCTACCGGCGTTCTTCGTCGTCTCACGGACCATCTCGACGGTCCTCTTTTCGATTATTCTGCTCGGCGTCGGTTTCTCGCTCCAGTTCGGGATGGGCGTCTACTACGTGTACACGCGGGAACTCGCGGCGGCCGGGTCCGGCGGGACGAGTCTCGCAGTATTCACGTCGATCGCGTTCACCGGAACGCTCGTCTCGCCGACGCTCGGCGGCTGGCTGATTGGTGCGTTCTCCTGGGAGACGACGTTTCTCCTGTACGCCTGCATCGGGATCGCCGGCATCGGCGTCCTGTTCCTGACGAGCGACTCGAACCCGACTCCAGTCGAGTGA
- a CDS encoding AMP-binding protein, whose product MTATDKLEGYHFYDDGWDDYDSLREAFEWEVPETFNMARYVCDRWADEKGRVAMFADDGEGGRETYTFWRLRNAANAIANALRSRGVERGDRVAINLRQRPETVVAHIACWKLGAVSVPLSTLFGTEAVSYRLNDADAVACFVDDSNVETLRDVASGAPSLETVVAVGDVEPERDELAFRDLVDSHSREFETVETAAGDDAIIIYTSGTTGDPKGVRHAHRVLLGNLPLVVSGFCNMELRESDVFWTPSEWAWVATLFDVVFPALFYGKPVVAHTADESFDPETAMEIIERHGVSVFFGPATALRMLERLDDPGQWDVSSIRCLPSGGESLGRTIVEWARNVFDGAAVHEAYGQTEANMLAGDCTALTEFRDGKIGRAAPGHEIAIVDPDTAEETVETGEVGEIAVRYEGNPVCFKEYWNKPEQTNRKVHNGWLLTEDLGRMDEDGYLEFVSRKDSVIISAGYRIGPVEIEEALANSDAVADAGVIGVPDDERGEVPKAFVVLAEGYEASPELKERLRQEIRDRLAKYEYPQDIEFLAELPKTSSGKIRRTSLEEREGILE is encoded by the coding sequence ATGACAGCTACGGACAAACTCGAGGGGTACCACTTTTACGACGACGGCTGGGACGACTACGACAGCCTCCGCGAGGCGTTCGAGTGGGAGGTTCCGGAGACGTTCAACATGGCGAGGTACGTCTGTGACCGGTGGGCCGATGAGAAGGGGCGGGTCGCGATGTTTGCCGACGACGGCGAGGGCGGTCGGGAAACGTACACGTTCTGGCGACTCCGAAATGCCGCTAACGCGATCGCGAACGCGTTGCGGAGCCGCGGGGTCGAGCGGGGCGACCGGGTCGCGATCAACTTGCGCCAGCGGCCGGAGACGGTCGTTGCCCACATTGCCTGCTGGAAGCTCGGCGCAGTCTCGGTCCCGCTGAGTACACTGTTCGGGACGGAGGCCGTCTCCTACCGGCTGAACGACGCCGATGCGGTCGCCTGTTTCGTCGACGACTCGAACGTCGAGACGCTTCGAGACGTCGCAAGCGGTGCGCCGTCACTCGAGACGGTCGTCGCGGTCGGTGACGTTGAACCCGAGAGAGATGAACTCGCCTTCCGGGACCTAGTCGACTCGCATTCGCGGGAGTTCGAAACCGTGGAGACGGCCGCTGGGGACGACGCCATCATCATCTACACGTCGGGGACGACGGGCGACCCGAAGGGCGTCAGGCACGCACATCGGGTGCTCCTCGGGAACCTCCCGCTGGTCGTCAGCGGGTTCTGTAACATGGAACTGCGGGAGAGCGATGTGTTCTGGACGCCATCGGAGTGGGCCTGGGTAGCGACGCTGTTCGACGTGGTCTTCCCGGCGCTGTTCTACGGGAAACCGGTGGTCGCCCACACCGCCGACGAGTCGTTCGATCCCGAGACCGCGATGGAGATCATCGAACGCCACGGCGTCTCGGTCTTCTTCGGCCCCGCGACGGCGCTCCGAATGCTGGAGCGACTAGACGATCCCGGTCAGTGGGACGTCTCCAGCATTCGATGCTTGCCCAGCGGTGGCGAGTCGCTCGGCCGGACGATCGTCGAGTGGGCGCGAAACGTCTTCGACGGCGCTGCCGTCCACGAAGCATACGGCCAGACCGAAGCGAACATGCTCGCCGGGGACTGTACAGCACTGACCGAGTTCCGTGACGGCAAGATCGGCCGCGCCGCGCCGGGCCACGAGATCGCGATCGTCGATCCGGACACCGCAGAGGAGACGGTCGAAACCGGTGAAGTCGGCGAGATCGCCGTCCGATACGAGGGGAACCCGGTCTGCTTCAAAGAGTACTGGAACAAACCCGAGCAGACGAATCGGAAGGTCCACAACGGCTGGCTGCTCACTGAGGACCTTGGACGAATGGACGAGGACGGCTACCTGGAGTTCGTTTCGCGGAAAGACAGCGTCATCATCAGTGCGGGCTATCGCATCGGCCCCGTCGAGATCGAGGAGGCGCTGGCGAACAGTGACGCGGTCGCGGACGCCGGCGTCATCGGCGTTCCCGACGACGAGCGCGGGGAAGTTCCGAAGGCCTTCGTCGTGCTCGCCGAGGGCTACGAGGCATCTCCCGAGCTCAAGGAGCGCCTCCGTCAGGAAATCCGCGACCGACTCGCGAAGTACGAATATCCACAGGACATCGAGTTCCTCGCAGAACTCCCGAAGACCTCGTCCGGCAAGATCCGTCGGACCTCGCTCGAGGAACGCGAGGGGATCCTCGAATAA
- a CDS encoding ABC transporter substrate-binding protein produces the protein MASSFDPDGKIVKRGIPNIKEKIGRRRFMKGAGTATVAASMGLAGCSNPADQGEDGSGGGPIPDEPLRIACIGFTSGSASVFGVPMMQSARMTVDRINESGGILGEREIEMEEFDENVDEVVQQYRRLATREDFDVIFGYISSANVLSVAPIAEELEQPTVVWDTGTTDLFDDAVTDPQYVFRTCASSSTDAVGAARLLQNALPEVGTVAGVNQDYAFGRNNWDLFERAVESLGIDVELVDARFTPFPNDDYSSTISALNSTNPDFIYSSHWGGDAVNFITQANNQGLFDDTIPCFTAGSHVMGNIPDEIPEGIIFGARGPHYPFGTQQWNTLHEEFVQNYQDEYDEPPYAHGAFHAWQAIWAYVYSVERAYNLSGEYPSKDQWVESMEGIGFNSPSGFVNMPQGSHNVTEPSFYGFSDPQEDRVALRDTVWITPEQVNPPASMTTGEWIDQL, from the coding sequence ATGGCATCGTCGTTCGATCCTGATGGCAAAATCGTGAAGCGTGGGATCCCAAATATCAAAGAAAAGATTGGTCGGCGACGGTTCATGAAGGGTGCCGGAACCGCGACCGTCGCGGCGTCGATGGGGCTCGCCGGGTGTAGCAACCCCGCAGACCAGGGCGAGGACGGGTCGGGCGGCGGCCCGATCCCCGACGAACCGCTCCGAATCGCTTGCATTGGCTTTACGTCCGGCTCGGCGTCCGTCTTCGGCGTCCCGATGATGCAATCGGCCAGGATGACCGTCGATCGGATCAACGAGAGCGGTGGGATCTTGGGCGAACGCGAGATCGAAATGGAAGAGTTCGACGAAAACGTCGACGAGGTCGTCCAACAGTACCGGCGGCTGGCGACCCGCGAGGACTTTGACGTGATCTTCGGATACATCTCGAGCGCAAACGTGCTGTCGGTCGCACCCATCGCGGAGGAACTCGAGCAGCCGACGGTCGTCTGGGACACGGGGACGACGGACCTGTTCGACGACGCGGTGACGGACCCGCAGTACGTCTTCCGGACGTGTGCGAGCAGTTCGACCGACGCGGTCGGCGCGGCGCGGCTCTTGCAAAACGCCCTCCCCGAGGTCGGGACCGTCGCGGGAGTCAATCAGGACTACGCTTTCGGGCGGAATAACTGGGATCTGTTCGAACGAGCCGTCGAGAGTCTCGGTATCGACGTTGAACTCGTCGACGCGCGGTTCACGCCGTTCCCGAACGACGACTACAGTTCGACGATCAGCGCGCTCAACAGCACCAATCCGGACTTCATCTACTCGAGCCACTGGGGCGGCGACGCAGTGAATTTCATCACACAAGCGAACAATCAGGGGCTGTTTGACGACACAATCCCCTGTTTCACCGCGGGGAGTCACGTGATGGGGAACATTCCGGACGAGATTCCAGAGGGGATCATTTTCGGCGCTCGCGGCCCGCACTACCCCTTCGGCACCCAGCAGTGGAACACGCTCCACGAGGAGTTCGTCCAGAATTACCAGGACGAGTACGACGAACCGCCGTATGCACACGGCGCGTTCCACGCATGGCAGGCGATCTGGGCGTACGTCTACTCGGTCGAGCGGGCGTACAACCTGAGCGGCGAGTACCCCTCGAAAGACCAGTGGGTGGAGTCGATGGAGGGGATCGGCTTCAACTCGCCCAGCGGCTTCGTCAACATGCCACAGGGGAGCCACAATGTCACCGAACCCTCCTTCTACGGGTTCTCGGATCCCCAAGAGGATCGGGTCGCTCTCAGGGATACCGTCTGGATCACTCCCGAACAGGTCAACCCGCCCGCGTCGATGACCACCGGCGAGTGGATCGACCAACTGTAG
- a CDS encoding branched-chain amino acid ABC transporter permease, with product MVQQLISEQLVILLNGLSGAATLFLLGTGLSLIYGMLNFLNLAHAAFLPLGAYLAASLVHATVDAVGGSLGFVGLFVVFLVLLLVVVPAVVSAIGLVMERTAFKPLYGLEDDYQLLATFGIILMMEDAMKFIWSGEPVSATAPSNLLGTFTLPGGTYPWWSVLTILVTALVAGTLYYFFEETRLGKITLAMAEDEEAVSFAGIDTRSIHLKVFVIGIALAALGGALYLPTASMTTGLALEFVILAFAVLVIGGLGSLKGAIAASLTIGMVQAYGAYYVPVLELALVFLLMAVVMLIKPTGLFGEIEA from the coding sequence ATGGTTCAACAACTCATCAGCGAACAACTGGTAATCCTTCTCAACGGCCTATCGGGAGCGGCGACGCTGTTCCTGCTTGGCACCGGCCTATCCCTAATTTACGGGATGCTCAACTTCCTGAACCTCGCCCACGCGGCTTTCCTACCACTCGGGGCGTATCTGGCCGCTAGCCTCGTCCACGCGACCGTCGACGCGGTCGGCGGGAGCCTCGGGTTCGTCGGCCTGTTCGTCGTCTTTCTCGTCTTGCTCCTCGTCGTCGTCCCGGCCGTCGTCTCGGCGATTGGCCTGGTGATGGAACGGACCGCGTTCAAGCCGCTGTACGGCCTTGAGGACGATTACCAGCTGCTAGCAACGTTCGGGATCATCCTGATGATGGAGGATGCGATGAAGTTCATCTGGAGTGGCGAGCCGGTGAGCGCGACGGCACCCTCAAACCTGCTCGGTACGTTCACCCTCCCCGGAGGAACGTACCCGTGGTGGTCAGTGCTGACAATCCTCGTCACCGCCCTGGTCGCCGGCACGCTCTACTACTTCTTCGAGGAGACCCGCCTCGGAAAGATCACGCTCGCGATGGCCGAGGACGAGGAAGCCGTCAGCTTCGCCGGGATCGACACGCGGTCGATCCACCTCAAAGTGTTCGTCATCGGCATCGCGCTGGCGGCACTCGGCGGCGCGCTCTACCTCCCGACCGCCTCTATGACGACCGGGTTGGCACTCGAGTTTGTCATTCTCGCGTTCGCGGTGCTCGTCATCGGCGGCCTCGGGAGTCTCAAGGGTGCCATCGCTGCCTCGCTAACTATTGGCATGGTACAGGCCTACGGGGCGTACTACGTGCCGGTCCTCGAGTTGGCGCTCGTCTTCCTCCTGATGGCCGTCGTAATGTTGATTAAACCAACCGGACTGTTCGGAGAGATCGAAGCATGA